One Ostrea edulis chromosome 2, xbOstEdul1.1, whole genome shotgun sequence genomic region harbors:
- the LOC125679602 gene encoding uncharacterized protein LOC125679602 has translation MAFVLKHLKDLLSIPDDTIMQLTLPATLLMFAASVPWGRKTLMNITSFLFAIKGFGVLVYPEAVKFWFNKGSPDGLHLQEMRDIGIIMMAIALTHYLTRESNDKATEINLLWSRTVFFGAVFLLCVVQLINYNEKEAQTSLYMKKLSVLNTGLYFGAFLIYSLREEDWGGSIEQSASNTTLHLKIDFVMFFLHGIIAFCFPGTIATFQTKLPALDSMHDFSARVMGAGFLALGITSGRANNCHSERDKQSILLSHGLANGLFFLTMLLCQVFSTMFSQWHIYGMAVVFLVAVNDFVGSDAYAKIQDLKRRFGSTKED, from the exons ATGGCGTTCGTTTTAAAGCATTTAAAGGATTTGCTAAGCATCCCAGATGACACCATTATGCAGCTTACTTTGCCAGCAACTTTGCTGATGTTTGCAGCTTCTGTGCCATGGGGAAGAAAAACTCTTATGAACATCACGTCGTTTTTATTTGCTATCAAAGGATTCGGTGTATTGGTGTATCCAGAAGCCGTAAAATTCTGG TTCAACAAAGGCAGTCCAGATGGCTTACACTTGCAGGAGATGCGCGACATTGGGATTATCATGATGGCGATTGCATTGACCCATTATTTGACCCGGGAAAGTAATGACAAAGCAACAGAAATCAACTTGCTGTGGTCCCGGACAGTg TTCTTTGGGGCAGTTTTCCTCCTGTGTGTTGTCCAGCtaataaattataatgaaaagGAAGCACAGACCTCTCTTTAT ATGAAGAAGCTTTCTGTATTGAATACTGGATTGTACTTTGGAGCATTCCTCATCTACTCCCTGCGTGAGGAGGACTGGGGAGGAAGTATTGAACAGTCAGCTTCCAATACCACCCTGCATCTCAAAATTGACTTTGTCATGTTCTTTCTACATGGTATAATTGCCTTCTGTTTCCCAGGAACAATTGCCACATTCCAG ACCAAACTGCCTGCTTTAGACTCCATGCATGACTTCTCTGCTCGAGTTATGGGAGCAGGTTTTCTGGCCTTAGGAATAACATCAGGAAGAGCTAACAACTGCCACAGTGAGAGAGACAAACAATCAATTCTTCTCAGCCATGGCCTG GCCAATGGATTGTTTTTCCTGACCATGTTACTCTGCCAGGTGTTTTCCACCATGTTCTCTCAGTGGCACATCTACGGAATGGCTGTGGTCTTTCTGGTGGCCGTCAATGATTTTGTAGGATCCGATGCATATGCCAAAATACAGGACCTCAAAAGAAGATTTGGATCTACAAAGGAAGACTAA